From a single Streptomyces sp. 1331.2 genomic region:
- a CDS encoding MFS transporter, whose product MSADHVTGAEGRNPHRWWILLVLCLSSLVLVVDSMALTVAVPSMTADLGASAQDTQWILDSYVLVFAGLLLTSGSLGDRFGRRKIMIIGLLLFGAASLAATVCTNPGEVIAARIAMGVGGALIMPSTLSILITVFDEEERNKAMAAWGSVSMLGLVGSPVLGGVLINHFSWHSIFFINVPVVALAILAGLLLMPESKGPWQKPDPLGAVLSAVGMTALIWWIIEIPQHGAFGTRSLVTLIIAVVSLIGFVVWENLSSAPMVPLVLFRNRNFSGGSLSLTLVQIGNGGLLLVLTQYLQFVLGYSPVKAGLAFLPLALAALIGNGAGAKLAAKAGNRPLILAGMLVMAASFALLTTVSADTGFAVPATALGLLGLGAGLAMPAAVGALMATIPPEQAGVGSALNDTIQQAGTALGIAILGSLLSSGFASEMPAGMPEQAKGSIAGALAVAGGDTGLVRTAREAFTSAMSTTFTVSAIGVLSAALLAVLLMRDRKAGTAADPQSAEGAAAEAAEGAGLAA is encoded by the coding sequence ATGTCGGCCGACCACGTGACCGGCGCCGAAGGGCGCAACCCGCACCGCTGGTGGATCCTGCTCGTGCTCTGCCTGAGCTCGCTCGTGCTGGTCGTCGACAGCATGGCCCTGACGGTCGCGGTGCCCTCGATGACCGCCGACCTCGGCGCCAGTGCTCAGGACACCCAGTGGATCCTCGACTCCTACGTGCTGGTCTTCGCCGGGCTGCTGCTCACGTCCGGCAGCCTCGGTGACCGGTTCGGCCGCCGAAAGATCATGATCATCGGCTTGCTGCTCTTCGGTGCGGCCTCCCTGGCGGCGACCGTCTGCACCAACCCCGGCGAGGTGATCGCGGCGCGCATCGCGATGGGCGTCGGCGGCGCGCTGATCATGCCCTCGACCCTGTCGATCCTCATCACCGTCTTCGACGAGGAGGAGCGCAACAAGGCGATGGCCGCCTGGGGCTCGGTGTCGATGCTGGGACTGGTCGGAAGCCCGGTGCTCGGCGGTGTGCTGATCAACCACTTCTCGTGGCACTCGATCTTCTTCATCAACGTTCCGGTCGTCGCGCTGGCGATCCTGGCGGGCCTGCTGCTGATGCCGGAGTCCAAGGGCCCGTGGCAGAAGCCCGACCCGCTCGGCGCGGTGCTGTCCGCGGTCGGCATGACCGCCCTGATCTGGTGGATCATCGAGATCCCGCAGCACGGCGCCTTCGGCACCCGCTCGCTGGTCACCCTGATCATCGCGGTGGTCTCGCTGATCGGCTTCGTGGTGTGGGAGAACCTCAGCTCCGCGCCGATGGTGCCGCTGGTGCTCTTCCGCAACCGCAACTTCAGCGGGGGCTCGCTGTCGCTGACCCTGGTGCAGATCGGCAACGGCGGCCTGCTGCTGGTGCTCACCCAGTACCTCCAGTTCGTGCTCGGGTACTCGCCGGTCAAGGCGGGCCTCGCGTTCCTGCCGCTGGCCCTCGCCGCGCTGATCGGCAACGGGGCCGGGGCCAAGCTCGCGGCGAAGGCCGGCAACCGCCCGCTGATCCTCGCCGGGATGCTCGTCATGGCCGCGTCGTTCGCCCTGCTGACCACCGTCTCGGCCGACACCGGCTTCGCCGTCCCGGCGACTGCGCTCGGCCTGCTCGGCCTCGGCGCGGGCCTGGCCATGCCCGCCGCGGTGGGTGCGCTGATGGCCACCATTCCGCCGGAGCAGGCGGGCGTCGGCTCGGCGCTGAACGACACCATCCAGCAGGCCGGCACCGCGCTCGGCATCGCGATCCTGGGCTCGCTGCTGTCGAGCGGCTTCGCGAGCGAGATGCCGGCCGGGATGCCGGAGCAGGCGAAGGGTTCCATCGCCGGGGCGCTGGCGGTCGCCGGTGGTGACACCGGGCTCGTCCGGACCGCTCGGGAGGCGTTCACCTCGGCGATGTCGACGACCTTCACGGTCAGCGCGATCGGTGTCCTGTCGGCGGCCCTGCTGGCCGTGCTGCTGATGCGGGACCGGAAGGCCGGGACGGCTGCCGATCCGCAGTCCGCTGAAGGGGCTGCTGCGGAGGCCGCCGAGGGGGCCGGGCTCGCGGCCTGA
- a CDS encoding TetR/AcrR family transcriptional regulator codes for MAARTNPIPSVWARRPSEPEQPALSRATIVREAVALLDADGVEALSMRKLAARLNAGATSLYRHVATKDELMELAVDEVFGEIALPPADSPDWRAAAVEAAEAFRATALRHPWLSSVLGQAGLAYLGPNLMSFSERLSALFVAADFPDPARAIDALIAYVVGMSTTEAAWLSAVARSGEDEAEFVARLLPAAQEATAGYQHLTNGHAATALLDPAAERDAKFAYGLAVVLDGLALRMSR; via the coding sequence ATGGCCGCCCGAACGAACCCGATCCCGTCCGTATGGGCCCGCCGGCCGAGCGAGCCGGAGCAGCCCGCCCTCAGCCGGGCGACGATCGTCCGCGAGGCGGTCGCCCTGCTGGACGCCGACGGCGTCGAGGCGCTGAGCATGCGCAAGCTCGCCGCCCGGCTGAACGCGGGCGCGACCTCCCTCTACCGCCACGTCGCGACGAAGGACGAGCTGATGGAGCTCGCGGTGGACGAGGTGTTCGGGGAGATCGCCCTTCCGCCCGCCGACAGCCCCGACTGGCGTGCCGCCGCCGTCGAGGCCGCCGAGGCGTTCCGGGCGACGGCCCTGCGCCACCCCTGGCTCTCCTCCGTGCTGGGCCAGGCCGGCCTCGCCTACCTCGGCCCCAATCTGATGTCCTTCTCGGAGCGGCTGTCCGCCCTCTTCGTCGCGGCCGACTTCCCCGATCCGGCCCGGGCGATCGACGCCCTGATCGCCTACGTCGTCGGGATGAGCACCACCGAGGCGGCCTGGCTCAGTGCCGTGGCCCGCTCCGGCGAGGACGAGGCCGAGTTCGTCGCCCGGCTGCTGCCGGCCGCCCAGGAGGCCACGGCCGGCTACCAGCACCTCACCAACGGGCACGCGGCCACCGCCCTGCTCGACCCGGCCGCCGAGCGCGACGCCAAGTTCGCCTACGGGCTGGCGGTCGTCCTGGACGGCCTCGCCCTGCGCATGTCCCGCTGA
- a CDS encoding zinc-dependent metalloprotease, whose amino-acid sequence MSDLPFGFGVPPEEPEDGKAKPDDAQKKKDQEQSGSGNDPQPFGFGAGNPFGAIFGMPGAPGGPGGAAGDNPFAAMFGGMNPGDLGAAFQQLGQMLSFEGGPVNWDLATNIARQTVVAEPAEGKSKDRSVSAAERSAVAEAVRLADLWLDGATEFPSGAGTAVAWSRAEWIEATLPVWKDLVDPVAERVGNAMGGVLPEEMQAMAGPLMGMMRSMGGAMFGTQIGQALGALAGEVVGSADVGLPLAPAGKAALLPQNVAEFGEGLSVPADEVRLYLALREAAHQRLFAHVPWLRAHLLGAVEAYARGIKVDTSRMEELVGQLDPTNPEALQEALAGGLLQPEDTPEQKAALARLETALALVEGWVDAVVHAAAEPHLPQAGALRETVRRRRAAGGPAEQTFATLVGLELRPRRLRDASRLWALLADARGVEGRDALWEHPDMLPTAADLDDPDAFVHRGSGDELEGGLDFDAIDKLLGEAAAGKPDLTKGTEQPKADDTDTDGKGEPTA is encoded by the coding sequence GTGAGCGACCTTCCCTTCGGATTCGGCGTTCCGCCCGAGGAGCCCGAGGACGGCAAGGCCAAGCCCGACGACGCCCAGAAGAAGAAGGACCAGGAGCAGTCCGGCTCCGGAAACGACCCGCAGCCCTTCGGCTTCGGCGCCGGCAACCCCTTCGGCGCGATCTTCGGCATGCCGGGCGCCCCCGGTGGCCCCGGCGGCGCCGCCGGCGACAACCCCTTCGCCGCGATGTTCGGCGGCATGAACCCCGGTGACCTCGGCGCCGCGTTCCAGCAGCTCGGACAGATGCTCTCGTTCGAGGGCGGCCCGGTGAACTGGGACCTCGCCACCAACATCGCCCGCCAGACCGTGGTCGCCGAGCCCGCCGAGGGCAAGAGCAAGGACCGCTCGGTCAGCGCCGCGGAGCGCTCCGCCGTCGCCGAGGCCGTCCGCCTGGCCGACCTCTGGCTCGACGGCGCCACCGAGTTCCCCTCCGGCGCCGGCACCGCCGTCGCCTGGAGCCGCGCCGAGTGGATCGAGGCCACCCTCCCGGTCTGGAAGGACCTGGTCGACCCGGTCGCCGAGCGCGTCGGCAACGCCATGGGCGGCGTCCTGCCCGAGGAGATGCAGGCCATGGCCGGCCCGCTGATGGGCATGATGCGCTCCATGGGCGGCGCCATGTTCGGCACCCAGATCGGCCAGGCGCTCGGCGCGCTCGCCGGCGAGGTGGTCGGCTCCGCCGACGTCGGCCTGCCGCTCGCCCCGGCCGGCAAGGCCGCGCTGCTGCCGCAGAACGTCGCCGAGTTCGGCGAGGGCCTGAGCGTGCCCGCCGACGAGGTCCGCCTCTACCTCGCCCTGCGCGAGGCCGCCCACCAGCGCCTCTTCGCCCACGTGCCGTGGCTGCGCGCCCACCTGCTGGGCGCCGTCGAGGCCTACGCCCGCGGCATCAAGGTCGACACCTCCCGCATGGAGGAGCTCGTCGGCCAGCTCGACCCGACCAACCCCGAAGCGCTCCAGGAGGCCCTGGCCGGCGGCCTGCTCCAGCCCGAGGACACCCCGGAGCAGAAGGCCGCGCTCGCCCGCCTGGAGACGGCGCTCGCCCTGGTCGAGGGCTGGGTCGACGCCGTCGTGCACGCCGCCGCCGAACCGCACCTGCCGCAGGCCGGCGCGCTGCGCGAGACCGTCCGCCGCCGCCGCGCGGCCGGCGGGCCCGCCGAGCAGACCTTCGCCACCCTGGTCGGCCTGGAACTGCGCCCGCGCCGCCTGCGCGACGCCTCCCGGCTGTGGGCGCTGCTCGCCGACGCCCGCGGCGTCGAGGGCCGCGACGCCCTCTGGGAGCACCCGGACATGCTGCCCACCGCCGCCGACCTGGACGACCCGGACGCCTTCGTGCACCGCGGCTCCGGGGACGAGCTGGAGGGCGGCCTCGACTTCGACGCCATCGACAAGCTGCTCGGCGAGGCCGCGGCCGGCAAGCCCGACCTCACCAAGGGCACCGAGCAGCCGAAGGCCGACGACACCGACACCGACGGGAAGGGCGAGCCCACCGCATGA
- a CDS encoding ATP-dependent DNA helicase UvrD2 → MERMQEDLLSGSPHDAPHGSPWADPGAATGPDAVLAGLDPEQRAVATALHGPVCVLAGAGTGKTRAITHRIAYGVRSGVYHPQQVLAVTFTARAAGEMRGRLRQLGAEGVQARTFHAAALRQLQYFWPRAVGGPVPQLLERKVQLVAEAAGRCGLRVQRTELRDLTAEIEWAKVTQTAPEDYPAAVAKSGREAPRDPAETAQVYRVYEETKTRRGNIDFEDVLLLTAAILEDRPDIADQVRSQYRHFTVDEYQDVSPLQQRLLDQWTGPDGGASLCVVGDASQTIYSFTGATPDYLLNFRGRHPGATVVKLVRDYRSTPQVVHLANGLLAQARGEAARHRLELVSQREAGPDPVYTEYEDEPTEAETTGRRIKDLLAAGVRASEIAVLFRTNGQSEVYEQALADLGVPYQLKGAERFFERPEVRDAGVLLRGAARAASDPLTDGAPDLAGQVRAVLATRGFTAEPPAGSGAVRDRWESLAALVRLAEEFERTRTAAGQGTDLAAYVAELDARAAAQHAPAVEGVTLASLHAAKGLEWDAVFLVGLTEGTLPIIYAKTDEQIEEERRLLYVGVTRARKHLTLSWALSRSPGGRASRKPSRFLDGLRPGSSAPGARTGARGGRGSVEPGERSAARRVRGPVKCRVCDKALTEAVERKLRRCESCPSTMDEALYERLREWRARQAKKQGAPAYVVFTDATLMAIAEDVPASRQELASISGVGAMKLDKYGAAVLSLCAGEEPEEDPDGVEDDGPVDPA, encoded by the coding sequence ATGGAACGCATGCAGGAAGACCTCTTGAGCGGCAGCCCCCACGACGCCCCCCACGGCTCCCCCTGGGCCGACCCCGGCGCCGCCACGGGGCCCGACGCCGTGCTCGCCGGGCTCGACCCCGAACAGCGCGCCGTCGCCACCGCCCTGCACGGCCCCGTCTGCGTCCTCGCCGGCGCCGGCACCGGCAAGACCCGCGCCATCACCCACCGCATCGCCTACGGCGTGCGCAGCGGCGTCTACCACCCCCAGCAGGTCCTCGCCGTCACCTTCACCGCCCGCGCCGCCGGCGAGATGCGCGGCCGCCTGCGCCAGCTCGGCGCCGAAGGCGTCCAGGCCCGCACCTTCCACGCCGCCGCCCTGCGCCAGCTCCAGTACTTCTGGCCCCGCGCCGTCGGCGGCCCCGTCCCCCAGCTCCTCGAACGCAAGGTCCAGCTCGTCGCCGAAGCCGCCGGCCGCTGCGGACTGCGCGTCCAGCGCACCGAACTGCGCGACCTCACCGCCGAGATCGAATGGGCCAAGGTCACCCAGACCGCCCCCGAGGACTACCCCGCCGCCGTCGCCAAGTCCGGCCGCGAAGCCCCCCGCGACCCGGCCGAGACCGCCCAGGTCTACCGCGTCTACGAGGAGACCAAGACCCGCCGCGGCAACATCGACTTCGAGGACGTCCTGCTGCTCACCGCCGCCATCCTGGAGGACCGCCCCGACATCGCCGACCAGGTCCGCTCCCAGTACCGGCACTTCACCGTCGACGAGTACCAGGACGTCTCCCCGCTCCAGCAGCGCCTGCTCGACCAGTGGACCGGCCCCGACGGCGGCGCCAGCCTCTGCGTCGTCGGCGACGCCAGCCAGACCATCTACTCCTTCACCGGCGCCACCCCCGACTACCTGCTGAACTTCCGCGGCCGCCACCCCGGCGCCACCGTCGTCAAACTCGTCCGCGACTACCGCTCCACCCCCCAGGTCGTCCACCTCGCCAACGGACTGCTCGCCCAGGCCCGCGGCGAGGCCGCCCGCCACCGGCTCGAACTCGTCTCCCAGCGCGAAGCAGGCCCCGACCCCGTCTACACCGAGTACGAGGACGAACCGACCGAGGCCGAGACCACCGGCCGCCGGATCAAGGACCTGCTCGCCGCCGGCGTCCGCGCCAGCGAGATCGCCGTCCTCTTCCGCACCAACGGCCAGTCCGAGGTCTACGAACAGGCCCTCGCCGACCTCGGCGTCCCCTACCAGCTCAAGGGCGCCGAACGGTTCTTCGAACGACCCGAGGTCCGCGACGCCGGAGTCCTGCTGCGCGGCGCCGCCCGCGCCGCCTCCGACCCCCTCACCGACGGCGCCCCCGACCTCGCCGGCCAGGTCCGCGCCGTCCTCGCCACCCGCGGCTTCACCGCCGAACCCCCCGCCGGCTCCGGCGCCGTCCGCGACCGCTGGGAATCCCTCGCCGCCCTCGTCCGGCTCGCCGAGGAGTTCGAGCGCACCCGCACCGCCGCCGGCCAGGGCACCGACCTCGCCGCCTACGTCGCCGAACTCGACGCCCGCGCCGCCGCCCAGCACGCCCCCGCCGTAGAAGGCGTCACCCTCGCCTCCCTGCACGCCGCCAAGGGCCTCGAATGGGACGCCGTCTTCCTCGTCGGCCTCACCGAGGGCACCCTGCCGATCATCTACGCCAAGACCGACGAACAGATCGAGGAGGAACGCCGCCTCCTCTACGTCGGCGTCACCCGCGCCCGCAAGCACCTGACCCTCTCCTGGGCCCTCTCCCGCTCGCCCGGCGGCCGCGCGAGCCGCAAACCCAGCCGCTTCCTCGACGGGCTGCGCCCCGGCTCCTCCGCACCCGGCGCACGGACCGGCGCGCGCGGCGGTCGGGGGAGCGTCGAGCCCGGCGAGCGCTCCGCCGCCCGCCGGGTCCGCGGACCGGTCAAGTGCCGGGTCTGCGACAAGGCGCTCACCGAGGCCGTCGAACGCAAGCTGCGCCGCTGCGAGAGCTGCCCCTCCACGATGGACGAGGCACTCTACGAGCGGCTGCGCGAGTGGCGGGCCCGGCAGGCCAAGAAGCAGGGCGCCCCGGCCTACGTCGTGTTCACCGACGCGACGCTGATGGCGATCGCCGAGGACGTGCCCGCCAGCCGCCAGGAGCTGGCCTCCATCTCGGGGGTGGGCGCGATGAAGCTGGACAAGTACGGGGCCGCCGTGCTCTCGTTGTGTGCGGGGGAGGAGCCCGAGGAGGATCCGGACGGCGTCGAGGACGACGGTCCGGTCGATCCGGCGTGA
- a CDS encoding ABC1 kinase family protein → MSDLPRKAVTRTARLAALPLGIAGRATLGLGRRIGGRSAEVVTAELQQATADQLFKVLGELKGGAMKFGQVLSVFEAALPEEVAGPYRAALTKLQDAAPPMPAAKVHTALAQRLGDGWRELFLEFDDRPAAAASIGQVHKAVWHDGRAVAVKVQYPGAGDALLADLSQLSRVAWLLGPLIPGLDIKPLIAELRERVSEELDYELEAQAQRRHAEEFAGDPDIAVPGVVAQADQVLVTEWMDGTPLAEVIARGSQEERDRAGQLLARFLFAGPSRTGLLHADPHPGNFRLLKDDGPAEGWRLGVLDFGTVDRLPGGLPAPIGASLRMALDGDAAGVLKMLREEGFVKPSIQLDPDAVLDYLLPIIEPAAVDVFHFTRVWMRAQAARIADPRSPAYNLGKQLNLPPAYLLIHRVTLSTIGVLCQLGAKAPFRAEMLEWLPEFSDGHRAAPAKAAAKRRPRKG, encoded by the coding sequence GTGAGCGATCTTCCGCGCAAGGCAGTGACCCGCACGGCACGGCTCGCCGCCCTGCCGCTGGGGATAGCCGGTCGCGCCACGCTCGGTCTGGGCAGGCGGATCGGCGGCCGGTCCGCCGAGGTGGTCACCGCCGAGCTGCAACAGGCCACCGCCGACCAGCTGTTCAAGGTGCTCGGCGAGCTCAAGGGCGGGGCGATGAAGTTCGGGCAGGTGCTGTCCGTCTTCGAGGCCGCACTGCCCGAGGAGGTCGCCGGCCCGTACCGGGCGGCGCTCACCAAGCTGCAGGACGCCGCGCCCCCGATGCCCGCGGCCAAGGTGCACACCGCCCTCGCCCAGCGGCTCGGGGACGGCTGGCGCGAGCTGTTCCTGGAGTTCGACGACCGGCCCGCTGCGGCGGCCTCGATCGGCCAGGTGCACAAGGCGGTCTGGCACGACGGCCGCGCGGTCGCGGTCAAGGTGCAGTACCCGGGTGCGGGCGACGCCCTGCTCGCGGACCTCTCGCAGCTGAGCCGGGTGGCCTGGCTGCTCGGGCCGCTGATCCCCGGGCTGGACATCAAGCCGCTGATCGCCGAGCTGCGCGAGCGCGTCTCGGAGGAGCTGGACTACGAGCTGGAGGCGCAGGCGCAGCGCCGGCACGCCGAGGAGTTCGCGGGGGATCCGGACATCGCGGTGCCGGGCGTGGTGGCGCAGGCCGACCAGGTGCTGGTCACCGAGTGGATGGACGGCACCCCGCTGGCCGAGGTGATCGCGCGCGGCTCCCAGGAGGAGCGTGACCGCGCCGGGCAGTTGCTGGCCCGGTTCCTGTTCGCCGGCCCGTCGCGGACGGGGCTGCTGCACGCGGATCCGCACCCGGGCAACTTCCGGCTGTTGAAGGACGACGGTCCGGCGGAGGGCTGGCGGCTCGGTGTGCTGGACTTCGGCACGGTGGACCGGCTTCCGGGCGGGCTGCCCGCGCCGATCGGGGCCTCGTTGCGGATGGCGCTGGACGGGGACGCGGCGGGCGTGCTGAAGATGCTGCGCGAGGAGGGCTTCGTGAAGCCCTCGATCCAGCTCGATCCGGATGCGGTGCTGGACTACCTGCTGCCGATCATCGAGCCGGCCGCGGTGGACGTCTTCCACTTCACGCGGGTGTGGATGCGCGCCCAGGCGGCCCGGATCGCCGACCCGCGCTCTCCGGCGTACAACCTGGGCAAGCAGCTCAACCTGCCGCCCGCGTACCTGCTGATCCACCGGGTGACGCTGAGCACCATCGGGGTGCTCTGCCAGTTGGGCGCGAAGGCGCCGTTCCGCGCCGAGATGCTGGAGTGGCTGCCCGAGTTCTCCGACGGGCACCGGGCCGCCCCCGCCAAGGCCGCGGCGAAGCGCCGGCCGCGCAAGGGCTGA
- a CDS encoding M48 metallopeptidase family protein, with amino-acid sequence MATPSTRGRPDQNQQPRPAPSQHPPAGVVSPEPHDRSRVEVRRSARRSRTVSAYREGDRTVVLIPARMSHAEEQRWVAQMLEKLAVQESRRIPGDEALMARARELSAAYLDDRAHPSQVRWVTNQNSRWGSCTPSEGTIRLSHRLQGMPEYVLDYVLLHELAHLLVPDHGPAFWALLEAYPRTERARGYLEGVVSAGRLPHIPGARHADPGPDPAASCG; translated from the coding sequence ATGGCGACGCCGAGCACGCGCGGGCGCCCGGACCAGAACCAGCAGCCGAGGCCGGCGCCGTCGCAGCACCCGCCCGCCGGGGTCGTCTCCCCGGAGCCGCACGACCGCAGCCGGGTCGAGGTGCGGCGCAGCGCCCGTCGCAGTCGCACCGTCTCCGCCTACCGCGAGGGCGACCGCACCGTCGTGCTGATCCCGGCCCGGATGTCGCACGCCGAGGAGCAGCGCTGGGTCGCGCAGATGCTGGAGAAGCTCGCCGTCCAGGAGTCCCGGCGGATCCCCGGGGACGAGGCCCTGATGGCGCGGGCCCGCGAGCTGTCGGCGGCCTACCTGGACGACCGCGCTCACCCCAGTCAGGTCCGCTGGGTCACCAACCAAAACTCGCGCTGGGGTTCCTGCACCCCGAGCGAGGGCACGATCCGCCTCTCGCACCGGCTCCAGGGCATGCCGGAGTACGTGCTGGACTACGTGCTGCTGCACGAGCTGGCGCACCTGCTGGTGCCGGACCACGGCCCGGCGTTCTGGGCGCTGTTGGAGGCGTACCCGCGGACGGAGCGGGCCCGCGGCTACCTGGAGGGCGTGGTCTCCGCCGGCCGCCTGCCGCACATCCCCGGTGCCCGGCACGCGGACCCGGGGCCGGATCCGGCGGCCTCCTGCGGCTGA
- a CDS encoding NUDIX hydrolase: MTDTGTSASTLHADAVRTLSAWQPADEDQERLRLDYLEHLAAQPQGLYRSCLPAHITASAAVVDPAAGRVLLTLHPKVGMWLQMGGHCEPGDRDLAAAALREAVEESGIPDLVLLESDGAPVPVKLDRHLVRCAGKDRPENTHLDVQYIALAPAGAQALISEESLDLRWFDYDRLPELTDHSVRDLVTRARRLTG; this comes from the coding sequence ATGACGGACACCGGGACGTCCGCGTCCACCCTGCACGCGGACGCCGTCCGCACCCTGTCCGCCTGGCAGCCCGCCGACGAGGACCAGGAACGGCTGCGGCTCGACTACCTGGAGCACCTGGCCGCGCAACCGCAGGGCCTGTACCGGTCCTGCCTGCCCGCGCACATCACCGCGAGCGCGGCCGTCGTCGACCCGGCGGCCGGGCGGGTGCTGCTCACCCTGCACCCCAAGGTCGGCATGTGGTTGCAGATGGGCGGGCACTGCGAGCCCGGCGACCGCGACCTCGCCGCGGCCGCGCTGCGCGAGGCCGTCGAGGAGTCCGGCATCCCCGACCTCGTCCTGCTGGAGTCGGACGGTGCCCCCGTACCGGTCAAGCTGGACCGCCACCTGGTCCGCTGCGCCGGCAAGGACCGGCCGGAGAACACCCACCTGGACGTCCAGTACATCGCGCTGGCCCCGGCCGGCGCCCAGGCGCTGATCAGCGAGGAGTCGCTGGACCTGCGCTGGTTCGACTACGACCGGCTGCCGGAGCTCACCGACCACTCGGTGCGCGACCTGGTGACCCGGGCCCGCCGGCTGACCGGCTGA
- a CDS encoding mycoredoxin — translation MSGTVTMYSTTWCGYCNRLKSQLEREGIGYTEINIEEDPASASFVESVNNGNQTVPTVLVTPVGGGEQVVMTNPSLLQVKKALAA, via the coding sequence ATGTCCGGCACCGTGACGATGTACAGCACGACCTGGTGTGGGTACTGCAACCGACTCAAGAGCCAGCTGGAGCGCGAAGGCATCGGCTACACCGAGATCAACATCGAGGAGGACCCGGCGTCGGCGTCCTTCGTCGAGTCGGTGAACAACGGCAACCAGACGGTGCCGACGGTGCTGGTGACGCCGGTGGGCGGCGGCGAGCAGGTCGTGATGACCAACCCGAGCCTGCTGCAGGTCAAGAAGGCCCTGGCGGCCTGA
- a CDS encoding WhiB family transcriptional regulator codes for MSTVITPPTPSVPPTSQITKADQADPPEVLSMQITSIEQAEALGLPIPCRAFDPEVFFAETPADVEYAKSLCGTCPVKDACLAGALERREPWGVWGGELFVQGVVVARKRPRGRPRKTEVMA; via the coding sequence GTGTCCACGGTCATCACACCGCCCACCCCGTCCGTACCGCCGACAAGCCAGATCACCAAGGCCGACCAGGCCGACCCCCCGGAGGTTCTTTCCATGCAGATCACCTCGATCGAGCAGGCCGAAGCGCTCGGTCTCCCCATCCCCTGCCGCGCCTTCGACCCCGAGGTCTTCTTCGCCGAGACGCCCGCCGACGTCGAGTACGCGAAGTCCCTCTGTGGCACCTGCCCGGTGAAGGACGCCTGCCTCGCCGGCGCGCTGGAGCGGCGCGAGCCGTGGGGCGTCTGGGGCGGCGAGCTGTTCGTCCAGGGCGTCGTCGTGGCCCGCAAGCGGCCGCGTGGCCGTCCGCGCAAGACCGAGGTCATGGCGTGA
- a CDS encoding ThiF family adenylyltransferase — protein MRLVLKPALSRSWRDKETLQFGTVTRYAGVLDHADKALCDFLGLVDGTRDRPALLEAGERVGLGREPADTLLTELEEIGLLDDAEATDRALARFPQQHRELLGPDLASLSLVHSAPCAAPAILARRADARIEVRGAGRVGAAVAAVLAAGGAGTVTVADGGRVRPGDCSPAGLSPGDVGRLRSTAAREAVQRASARPLLPGPRRKPDGPPPDFVVLAPRDGSAAFAGGTYEARLLLRAGVPHLYVGVVEEFGVIGPLVIPGMSACGHCLVLRREDEDAAWPRVLAQLAHGGSGQARTPACDTALATAIAGLAALQVQVYLDGGRPPSVDGWCEVSARDGMPRRLRLRGHPDCGCLWQPLPPG, from the coding sequence GTGCGCCTCGTCCTGAAGCCCGCCCTGTCCCGCAGCTGGCGGGACAAAGAAACCCTGCAGTTCGGGACCGTCACCCGGTACGCGGGGGTGCTCGACCACGCCGACAAGGCCCTGTGCGACTTCCTCGGGCTCGTCGACGGGACACGTGACCGCCCGGCGCTCCTGGAGGCCGGCGAACGCGTCGGCCTCGGCCGCGAACCGGCCGACACCCTGCTGACGGAACTGGAGGAGATCGGGCTGCTGGACGACGCGGAGGCGACCGACAGGGCGCTGGCCCGCTTCCCCCAGCAGCACCGGGAACTGCTCGGGCCCGACCTCGCCTCACTGTCCCTCGTCCACTCCGCCCCGTGCGCCGCACCCGCCATCCTGGCCCGCCGGGCCGACGCACGGATCGAGGTCCGCGGCGCGGGCCGGGTCGGCGCGGCCGTGGCCGCGGTGCTCGCCGCGGGCGGAGCGGGCACGGTCACGGTCGCCGACGGCGGGCGGGTACGCCCCGGCGACTGCTCCCCGGCGGGGCTGTCACCGGGGGACGTCGGGCGGCTGCGCTCGACGGCCGCGCGGGAGGCGGTACAACGGGCCTCGGCCCGGCCGCTGCTGCCCGGTCCCCGGCGAAAGCCCGACGGGCCACCGCCCGACTTCGTGGTCCTCGCACCGCGGGACGGCAGCGCGGCCTTCGCCGGCGGGACGTACGAGGCCCGGTTACTGCTTCGGGCCGGCGTGCCGCACCTGTACGTGGGCGTGGTCGAGGAGTTCGGCGTCATCGGGCCGCTGGTGATCCCCGGGATGTCGGCGTGCGGGCACTGCCTGGTGCTGCGACGGGAGGACGAGGACGCGGCCTGGCCGCGGGTGCTGGCCCAGCTGGCGCACGGAGGCAGCGGGCAGGCGCGCACCCCGGCCTGCGACACGGCCCTGGCGACGGCGATCGCGGGGCTGGCCGCGCTGCAGGTGCAGGTGTACCTGGACGGCGGCCGGCCGCCGAGCGTGGACGGGTGGTGCGAGGTGTCGGCACGCGACGGGATGCCCCGGCGACTGCGACTGCGCGGGCACCCGGACTGCGGATGCCTGTGGCAGCCGCTGCCGCCGGGCTGA